In a single window of the Acidobacteriota bacterium genome:
- a CDS encoding RDD family protein: MTASDTTNSDIVGKFDPRVLRAPFPLRIAAASTDYILVFSVPLLALVIADALSDRANPPSVGLWGWLLTLIVFVVNSIALPLIFGRSVGKWLFGMTIVSDAGGPLSLGKVIVRNVFGYLLIPATLGIGFFIAGISSKGRALHDLIAKTVVVRGSKQYLN; the protein is encoded by the coding sequence ATGACAGCATCGGACACAACTAACAGCGATATCGTAGGCAAATTTGATCCGAGAGTATTGCGCGCGCCGTTTCCGCTTCGCATTGCCGCCGCTTCGACAGACTATATTCTGGTTTTTTCGGTGCCCCTCCTAGCTCTTGTGATCGCTGACGCGCTTTCTGATCGGGCAAATCCGCCGTCAGTCGGTTTGTGGGGATGGCTTCTTACTTTAATTGTATTCGTAGTTAACAGCATCGCACTTCCGCTGATCTTTGGAAGATCCGTAGGCAAATGGCTATTCGGAATGACGATCGTTTCGGATGCCGGCGGCCCTTTGTCGTTGGGAAAGGTCATCGTGCGTAACGTTTTTGGTTACTTACTCATTCCCGCTACGCTTGGTATCGGATTTTTCATCGCCGGCATTAGTTCAAAAGGCCGTGCTCTTCACGATCTGATCGCAAAAACGGTAGTTGTCCGCGGTTCAAAACAGTACTTAAATTGA
- a CDS encoding SpoIIE family protein phosphatase — protein MARLIILHPNGATDEFALAKVKTTVGRSARSDVCIPDAFASRLHAEIRREGDAFWLHDLGSANGTRLNGEPVSGSIPINSGDLIQIGETRITFHGESDVPKAISSALIADTTDQLDPTNTIALPSRRYPTTEIVDATISSRSDLLGLISKVGVTLLSSRSLDETLDNVASLVFEAVPASRVVIMLRDRGSNDEMDVKVARERGKETPLEEIRISRAVMSEVLERGNSVLTSDAQQDPKFGTQTIVLQGIRSVLAVPLSVDEREIFGIIYADSPTHQATFSKEHLDILTTLASVASIRVENASLVEERINRERMERELELATEIQQRFQPSEPPDIPGYEMQGISFSCYEIGGDYYDFIERPNGKLLFALGDVSGKGTAAALLMSSLHAAVHAQAATSAPLKDLVTSINEYLTENTPANRFVTLFVGELDRDSGDIEFINAGHNPPIVGRVSGSIDELSSGGLPLGLMSFAEYESGDLTLSAGDVLMVYSDGVSEANNLAEDEFGLDRLKEVLLNNLDRSSSGIRDKVESALSTFTGTAPANDDITLLIIKKTA, from the coding sequence ATGGCGCGTTTGATCATTCTCCATCCCAACGGGGCGACCGACGAGTTCGCTCTTGCAAAGGTAAAAACAACGGTCGGACGTTCGGCACGAAGCGACGTATGTATACCGGACGCCTTTGCCTCCAGACTACACGCGGAAATACGGCGAGAGGGTGATGCCTTTTGGCTCCATGACCTTGGGTCCGCAAACGGCACCAGACTGAATGGAGAACCGGTATCCGGCTCGATCCCGATAAATTCGGGTGACTTGATACAGATCGGCGAAACAAGGATCACCTTCCACGGCGAGAGCGATGTACCAAAAGCAATAAGTTCAGCCTTGATCGCCGATACGACGGATCAACTGGACCCTACGAACACGATAGCATTGCCTTCACGGAGGTATCCTACCACCGAGATCGTAGATGCGACCATATCGTCCCGCAGCGACCTTTTGGGCCTTATAAGCAAGGTCGGCGTAACGCTGCTTTCTTCGCGAAGCCTTGACGAAACGCTGGATAACGTCGCCTCTTTGGTCTTTGAAGCAGTACCGGCGAGCCGCGTGGTTATAATGCTCCGCGACCGCGGTTCCAATGACGAAATGGACGTTAAGGTAGCCCGCGAACGTGGAAAGGAAACACCGCTTGAAGAGATTCGCATCAGCCGTGCTGTCATGTCGGAAGTGCTGGAACGCGGAAATTCTGTTCTAACATCGGACGCTCAACAGGACCCTAAGTTTGGCACTCAGACAATTGTGCTGCAGGGCATCCGTTCGGTGCTTGCGGTTCCATTAAGCGTTGACGAAAGAGAGATCTTCGGCATCATCTATGCTGATTCGCCTACGCATCAGGCAACTTTCAGCAAGGAACATCTGGATATTTTGACAACACTCGCCTCGGTTGCGTCGATCCGCGTAGAGAACGCGAGCCTCGTCGAGGAACGTATCAACCGGGAACGGATGGAGCGCGAACTGGAATTGGCGACGGAGATACAACAGCGGTTCCAGCCGTCTGAACCGCCGGACATTCCGGGATACGAAATGCAGGGTATATCGTTTTCCTGCTACGAGATCGGCGGCGACTACTACGATTTCATTGAGCGGCCTAACGGAAAGCTCTTGTTTGCCCTGGGCGATGTTTCCGGAAAGGGAACGGCTGCCGCACTCTTGATGTCCAGTCTTCATGCTGCTGTTCATGCTCAGGCCGCCACAAGTGCACCGCTGAAAGATCTGGTCACCTCGATCAACGAATATTTGACCGAAAATACGCCGGCCAATCGTTTTGTCACCCTCTTTGTCGGAGAACTCGACCGTGACTCGGGCGACATTGAATTTATCAACGCGGGGCACAACCCGCCGATCGTTGGGCGAGTCTCGGGCTCAATTGACGAACTCTCTTCCGGCGGGCTTCCCCTCGGCCTGATGTCATTTGCCGAATACGAATCCGGTGATCTCACGCTCTCGGCGGGGGACGTCCTAATGGTTTATTCGGACGGCGTTTCGGAGGCAAACAATCTTGCTGAGGATGAATTCGGGCTCGACAGACTCAAAGAGGTTCTACTAAACAACCTTGACCGCAGCTCGTCCGGGATCAGAGACAAGGTTGAGTCCGCATTATCGACCTTCACAGGTACGGCGCCGGCCAATGATGACATTACGTTATTGATCATTAAGAAGACAGCGTAG